The genomic segment TTCTATTTcgtaaaaataacaatacaatgTTCACATCAACAAAGtcaaaaatctaaatttcaacagAATGAATGATGACACTATATTAAGCCCAACTACAGAAACAGCTATGGAGGCTCGAGCGTTGAGTCTTGTGGCATTTTTGTATGGTATCACATATTCATGTTGCCACACGCTTTCTTTGATGCCCATCATTAAGGCTACATATtgatattattatattgatatttattacattttgatactttcattcaaatttcatcattCTATTTGTATTCAGTATGTATATGAGCCCGGAACGACAAGCTAAATTAAGGCGACTCGGATTGCAAAACGATGGACATCTTATGGATCAAATGTATGGAGGGATTGAGGAGGTAAAATAACGCCTTGGATTTTTATTCCAATAGGTTTATTTGTGTACAAATACATTTACAAAACGATTACCTTGATTTAACATCTTGTTTTCTTATAGGCAAGAAACTTAGGTCGTGAGCAAAAGAAAAGTTACGAAGAAGGCCAACAAGTCAGAGATAATTTGGCAACAAATTTTCCACTTCATAATATGGGTAAAAAACCGCTGTTACTACTATAATTTTCTAAAGAGTGGCACATATTCTGTCCAAATTTTATAAACACATAAGAGTTCTCATTGTAAGAAATTGCGAGTCGAAAATAGGTTCGAATTCAGTCATAATTCCTTCTTCTTAAGGTAAATATCATTTCATAGTTAGACTTGATTGTTACTTGTTTAATTTTCGTTGCTTTTATTGATATTTCTTCGATTTTGAAATTATCAACTTTTATTAGCGGTTTTTACACATTAGAGTACACATCTCTAAAGATTTCGCAGAACATCACTTTTGAGCAATGTTTTCACGTTTCATACTTAATTTTAAGACTTTCTCCGCCAAGCACAGATGGATGATATTGCATCAGTTCACAAAGATATTGATGATCTGTATTCTACACGCGGCTCTAGTGCTTTACCACGGTAATATTATACagttaattatatataaaaacttgatttttaaCTGAATTTTACCGAGAAGCATTGTTTGGCGCAATAGCCGAGTGACATTGGAGCGTTGTACTTGAACTATGTTGGTATCGCAGGTTAATCACATGCGCACTACTTCACCCTGGGTGTCTTAACTCGCTAGGCCATACCGAACCCGGGAAATTCCATCTCTTCCCAACAAACATTATAGCTTCTCACCACGGTTGCATGAAAACCttgtaaaacaaaatgattatcGTGTGTAAATTGGGAACAAATCCTTCATAGTTCATTTTATTGGAGAGCGTGATATCTCAAAAGTTATTGTATGTCGAGACATACCCAATTATTGATCCCATTATTACAATGCAAGTTATTTGGCGCATGTTGAATTTTGCATAAACAGATTGTTATCTTGCtcaattaatattatatattccaGTCCTCCGTCATCTGGAAGAACTCGTACTATATTGCCTCCTAATGCAGGAGACGCAGATAGTATATATTCAGAAGATTTGGAAATCGCTTCTCAGATGATAAGAGCGCCAGAGAGACAACGTTCAGCACCTCGAATAAAACCATCTCATCTATTCCCAGCAGTAGGAGTAGATCCGTCCGGTGCTTCACATCATGGTAACGTACCTGGTGACCAGTTACACGGAACGGATAAGACGTTTCAAGAAGCAACTCTCCCAAATTCAATGAATACTCTAGAAAATGTTAATTTACCAGAACCGATTCCGACAATGGACGAAAGAGAGGAAGATGAGAGAAGTGATGTTGAAGAAGATTCAAagcgaaaaaagaaaaaagagaagaagaaaaataaaaagaaatcgaAAAAGAAAGGAAAATGAAGacgtatttaaaatttttttcaatgaacGTTATTTCACTATAGTGCacttttattgatatatatagaGTGGACCAAAGTAGGGAAGCAGTTTAAAATAActgtttttctacttttagcCCACACTGTATAATTAGTTACAGCGTTCGTTTTCAATCTTTTTGTTGGAGCAGAACCACATTGAAACATTCCAGAGGATCGAGAAACCTCTGTGCATAGGATTTAATTGtcttttattttatgaattgtaataatcacaaatatatataagagCAAACATAATATTGCAAAAACAGAATGGAATGATCACGCAACCGGCGTGAAATAAGGGGAAAACttaaataattatcaaatttgCGTGACAGTAGAATGACCAGCAGGTTTTTAATCCGATAAAGCTTCTGTGTTACTTTATTTCATACGAAGTGTTATTACCTTCCACGTATATCTGCTTCCTCATCTTACACGATCAACAGTTTCTGAATCTGGTGATCAAACTTATTTTGAGTCTTCCGCTACTGAAGACaatcatatgaaataaaaattgtaagaaATTTTTAAGTTGATacgaatatttttgaaaaagtaaTATTATACTATTGTATGAAGATAAAATTGTGTTGAGTAGAATAACGATAATGAATGAATAGCGGTGTTTTGAACCTTGGATTCGCTTTATTATATGAAGATAAAATTGTAGCTTTTACGTTATgcattttgtaaatattgtattgtgCAATTGGACTTTCAAGTCTTCCATGATTTCCAAGATTTTTTTCTGAGAATACAGAAATAATACTTTGTATTcgacatatttttaataatatagagTTATTTAGAATTATTGGAAAACGTATTCATGCATACTATTCAAACTTTGTAAACGCCACAGCGGTAATTTTGCGTAGTGCTGGCTATTGATGCTCTGcaatttgaaataacaaaaacaaaaatagtgaGGAAGAAATAAAGAGATCCAAAATAAACAGGGAGAAGAATATATCGAAAAAGATTGGGTACCATTGGTCTACCGCCTTTTATTTCCAAGACTCAGTTTAATGATTACAGATTTTTAGTGGAAATCTTTAATCATTATCAGCTGTAGTGGATTGCGTCttcaatatatgtatattttaatattattgcaGAAGAATGGATCCTAATCTAGTCGTTTCGGTTAGGTCAGTTATATACTTGTTACTTGCTTAGGAATTATATTTCTATCAAGTCTCCTTCACGCTTTGCATACTAATTCAAGCTATTCTTTCTTGAAAACCCTTCTTTCCATTTATTCCTTGCCTTTTCAATTACGTATAGGCTACACCTTATTTAGACTAATAATTGACCCAAGTTGATTCATAACTTTTGTTTTCCGGACTTGATGCGTTAATGGCAAATAAGACTGGCTTACACTCAACTTAATTAAAAGTGCTATGGGACAATATAAAGTTTCGAAGCAATTGAGTAAAGTTGAAAGTAAGAACAATTTTGGTGAaacaattttgacaaaaaactaatgatcatggcaataaaaaaaaaacatagcttCGTTGAACTACAATTACGTATTTAATATGAACGTGTTTATATGCCTGATATGCCGTTTATATCGCGATATAAATGCAAACCTTTGCAATGGAGCTAACGAAAGCACCACACATTCGCATAATAGCGCACGATCTAGTGTTATAACGACCTGTATTATTCATGTATATGCATGTTATGTCGGGTTGGCAATATCTAGaatcggtgaccgtacatttaaacccatgtttatatccgcgggttcaatctgtatgcgggtgctaaaactcatgggttagggttagtatgggtcaaatatccgtaaaacaaaaaaaaattccataggtgcaatagtatgcaggcgCAATTGTCattggttcaaatgtaatggaacctctAGAATCAAATGTTGACAATTGTTGTAGATGTTGTACAAAAGCATTCATGTAATGGCCTTTACATTCTGGTAAACATAATAGTGTTACTAAATCGTAGGCTTGTTCAACAAACTATCgcatcaatattttaaaatttattcaatcggcaataagcaaaaatcttgCGTGAATCTTAACAAATTTCATAGCCTTGCAGTGTAATATATAATATGCTATTCATTTAGTTTGAGCACTTCTTGTTTATCAGGCcagatattttaaattctaCAAAGGATTCACTTTGTAGAAGAAGAACATTTGAATCCAATGGCAGTACTCGGTATAATGTCATTGGtttattagaaaaatacatCTGGCATTGATTATATCATTTGAAGATAACAATGCAGTTGTACCTAGAACGGTGCAATTATCGATTCATTTTTGTGAACTTAAGGCGTTGAGATTGTTTGAAATATCTGTCGATTGGGCTATTTGTGTTTCAATGCTTGGTGTTAAGCgagaataaatattttgtgcCTCTCGTCAACCATTGGTGCTATGTATTTAATCAGGTCACGGAGTTGAATACATTTAAACCTCAATAGAAAAGAATGTATTTTAGTTTATAGCAAACGCTTGTTAAATTATTACATTCTTGTTGTATATATGTTCTACAACATGTAATGCGTTATTTTTATGTGTCGGTGATAAATATACATCACAGCTCGCAAATAGAGGGTCTCTTTCGTGGTAAAAGATAATCTTACATTGAGAATTTGCAAAGTTGTGAACATTGGGTTGCTGATCAATGTTCAGAAGAATTAAATGGATCACTCCAATGAAAACTTGAAACCGGTTTCGAAATTTCTCGAATTCATTTGCACACGCAGGATCTTTTTTTTGTCTTGATATACTTTACCTCCGAAAAATTTACGAGATAAATTATACAATCAACATACCATGTTTCACTTCATTTgtaaaacataatatatatgaaaGCTTCTTGGGTTGAATGCCTCGCGATTTCACCTGTGGAAAATTTTTAAGAACGAATCGTTCAGATCTATTTCGCAAATCATTCAATAGATGAATCAGATTTTGTCAATCATAGTTGCAGTTTAATTCTGATTCAACTGAATGTTtgttcatttttgaataatgtttGAATTCAATTCAAACAACAAGCAATTACTTTTATTAAGCATTAAAGCTACCGGGTACGCGCATCATCACAGGCAAATAGTTAACATTTTATAGTCACAAATGACTGAGTGCATTCATTCacaaaaacatgataaaaaagGGGTAGTTGCTTTTTTATATTCTATTGTCAGAATTTTATAACAGAGCGGTgcaatgatttttatttgaatttagaGTAGTGAGAAATTTGGCATGAATTGCTGCAACAATCTGACCTATCCATTTCAGCAACAATTTTCCTTCCTATTCGAGGTAAACGTATAAAAAATGACTGATTTTATGTCGTCAATTTGCCTTTTTATatggttaaatttttttatatatgattgCTGGTTGTAATTTTGTTAAAACATAATATTCATGCAACCCTATGTTTAGCTTCAATAGtttcataaattaaatattgGACAGAATAATGGACAGAATAAAATGGCTCTTATCTCAAATTGCATTCGTCAGCTTCTTTATCGTAGCAATCAATGGAAAGTTGGATGTCTCGATGAGTAAAGACGGATATCACGTTGCTGATGTGTATGAATACTTGGAGAATCCTCTCTCAAAAATGACGGATCGTACAAAGTCATCCGATAAACTTGTTGGCTACACGGGGAGTGAATTCTTGAAAAGAGAAGTTCTAAAAGTCGGTTCAAATGTTTACGTAGCTATTGGGTTTGCGCTAGCGAATTCAATAATGATTGAAGGTAAATAATTATTTATCCTCCGCTCATTATTTATCGAATGTTAATTTAAAATCAAGAAATCTGCACACGGGATTGTTTCATGAACTTAAACAAAACGACAGAGATACTTTTAAATGAGATTTATATTCCTAATTAATATTGATGTTCTTGTTCTATATTCAATTCTTCTACGTTTTAGAAATGTTCGTCTACGTTTTCCACTTTGAATGATGATCACAACTTATGATATTGTGTTATTTTAGGTGATGACGGAATAATCATTGTTGATACAACGGAAAGTACGGACAGTATGCAGGAAATTTTAACAGAGTTTCGAAAAATTACTACAAAACCTGTTGAAGCGGTTATTTATACACATTTTCATGGGGGTAtaaactttattatttattaaagaTACTGCAAAAAATATTAACGATATATATAAATTCGGTTACACGTAGGCTAGTTTAAAACAAGAATACACGCTGGTCATAAAAAGCATATTATGTTGTGAATGAATGTAAAAACTTCATCAGTTCAAGTACAACAAACTTCGAACATGAGAAAGATTTTTGGATAATGTGGGAGAACATATTACTTGCAACACCAGAGTAAGTAAAAATTActaatatttctatttataCAGCTACAGTTTCTATATAATTTTATAGATCATTATCGAGGCACTCTTGTTATTGTTGAAGAAAGGGACAAATTGTATCCAAATGCAACCATAAATATTTATGCTCATGATACAACAGAATCATTCATTATCCAAAGGAGTAAGTATTTAATTCGAGTACGTAATTTAGTGAGTACAGCATTTAAATACTTTTATGGTGCTAATAAGACACACCTATTTAAATGAAATCAAAAACAGGATCTTTTTGCTATCGAGCCCATCCTTGGCTGATCTTCTTCTTATGTCTgactgaaaaattcaaaatgctCATGTCGCACCTTACTACAGTCTCAAGTCTCATGAGCGAGAGCTTGCCCCGTTGTCGGAACACAGAACAGACGACCAACACATAGCTATTTGCTATGCTAAATATCATGCACAAATTTGGTTTCCTCGGTGTTTTGGTTCTTGTTTGTTTACGTGTTCAGATCTAAATGTTGGAGTCTATATTTATGTGAGTAATTGATTgtaagattgaaaaaaaaatgaccaATAAAATCTGGaatacatacattttctgactattttttttaccatttaGTTGATCCGATGTTTGAGATTACTATGAAACGAGCTCTAAGGCAGCTTGGACATCTACTTCCTAAGTTTGAAGGCGCCAGAACCGGATCCGGATTAGGACCAGAGTTCAGATCGGACTCATCTAATGCTCGATACACAGGAAGACCGACGATTACATTTTCTGACCGGGAGAAATTTATAGAAGCGGGTGAATTCTTGAGTTGTATATATGCCGTTCtttgcaaataaattaaaaagtcttataaaaaattaacttatttcaTAGTTGTTCAGTTAAGACAATGTTTCATACAATAAGTTATACCATTGCAGATCAAAACAGACTATACTCTgaccaaatatatttatatatactcagggattggaaattttgaaatgattctAGTACTAAACTATATCTTTTGATGGTGGTTTATTTAAGGCATTGAATTTGAGTTGCTTTTCACACCTGGTGAGACAGATGATCAGATCACAGTATGGCTTCCAAATGAAGGAGTTGCAATGCCGGGCGATAACATCTACAAAACGTTTCCAAACCTGTATGCAATCAGGGGCAGTCCAGCACGAGATTGCAAGCAGTGGTATCAAAGTTTGGACAGAACACGAGCCCTAGGAGCGAAATATTTGGTTATGTCTCACACTAGACCGATTGTAGGAAGAAAAGAAGTTTATGATACCTTGTTGGTATATAGAGACGCTATAAAATATGTGAATGACCAGACGATACGGCTCATAAACAAAGGATACCTGCCTGGGGAAATTGTCGAAGAAGTTCAACTACCTGATAAATTGTTTGAACACCCTTTCTTACAGCAACATTACGGAACTGTCGAATGGTCCATTAAAGGAGTTTTCACCAACATGATGGGATGGTTTAGTGGTGACCCCAAGGACTTGCATCCGATGAGCGAGATTGATCGTTCTGTACGACTTGTACGTTTACTAGTAAACGCCCAAACAAACAAAGCCTGTCCTATTGAAGTTATGCTTCAAGAAGCCGAAATATCTCATAAAAACTCACACAGCCATTACATTTCGACAGGAAAGCATTTAGTCACTGAAGACAAATGGGCGTTAGAGCTTGTAGACTCCATTCTTGTTCTAGATGGCCTGGAAGACTCCGTCATTGAAACCGCTCGCCGAATTAAAATTAGTGCTTTAACAGCCCTTGGAGTTGAAGAAGTTAGTGCAAATGGAAGAAATTACTATCTCACATACGCGATGGA from the Styela clava chromosome 5, kaStyClav1.hap1.2, whole genome shotgun sequence genome contains:
- the LOC120344456 gene encoding linear primary-alkylsulfatase-like, which produces MDRIKWLLSQIAFVSFFIVAINGKLDVSMSKDGYHVADVYEYLENPLSKMTDRTKSSDKLVGYTGSEFLKREVLKVGSNVYVAIGFALANSIMIEGDDGIIIVDTTESTDSMQEILTEFRKITTKPVEAVIYTHFHGDHYRGTLVIVEERDKLYPNATINIYAHDTTESFIIQRIDPMFEITMKRALRQLGHLLPKFEGARTGSGLGPEFRSDSSNARYTGRPTITFSDREKFIEAGIEFELLFTPGETDDQITVWLPNEGVAMPGDNIYKTFPNLYAIRGSPARDCKQWYQSLDRTRALGAKYLVMSHTRPIVGRKEVYDTLLVYRDAIKYVNDQTIRLINKGYLPGEIVEEVQLPDKLFEHPFLQQHYGTVEWSIKGVFTNMMGWFSGDPKDLHPMSEIDRSVRLVRLLVNAQTNKACPIEVMLQEAEISHKNSHSHYISTGKHLVTEDKWALELVDSILVLDGLEDSVIETARRIKISALTALGVEEVSANGRNYYLTYAMEIEKNLSLVRSKESRAFSIKRSPIDKILELQCLKVKGLECQHENYVIVLVFTDMEKTFVVTLRNSVCDITETVLDEVIGDVSLSTTSDVYRNIQAEYTELNDEIVRGNVKVTKGNVDAYINFVKCFDPVNSI